A stretch of DNA from Arachis hypogaea cultivar Tifrunner chromosome 19, arahy.Tifrunner.gnm2.J5K5, whole genome shotgun sequence:
tatttttttataaggaggattagaaatgcgaatattatatcaaaatagggtagagctcatcgaaacgagaattttgacactaattttgaagaaaacggtccaagaatggaccgaaaggaccgaaccggtcgaaccgggcccaaaccgggcccgtgggcccaaccaGCCCAACACGTTTAAGTGAATTGTGGTTTCTTCCTCCCCATTTCAGCAAATGATACGCTGAAGCCATAGCAGGGGAGAGAAGAGAAAACTTTCCCTAACCTTACGTTACTTTCCAACGCACGTAACTCCTCcgttcgagctccgatcgccgcaccgtttgcggccacgcgtccaccgcgtcgagctctacatttctaccggaacaatttcactggtaacttgtttaatcactctcagccCTCTTTTctcccaattttcgaattttaagtgggaatgttgaatttctttgatttctgatgttttaggatccaattagcttgagagaaacgttcactcttgcttatgtgaagcttgggtaaggtgaggatatgataattctattttaatttcattaaatttgagctttgagtattaaattgggtatacatgtattatgaatgtgtattaggttgaaaataaataattggagcttgaaattgtgaatactggaacttggaggaagcggattagttgagttttgaggggctgttttggttttgaataaatagctttggtcgttacgtggaaatcggctaaggtatggtttaggtttcttgcatttaatatataatgttctgtgaaaacttaggctagatgaccataggataagttggaatgcaggtgtatgcttaatgtttagtaatttatcgatgaatatatatatttggttgaagtttattggataattagctATTAACTAacgatttggtgaattattgatttgaggtatttgtgttaaaagcctaggatttgtgaactatgattcttagttgaattttggttgttggatttgaatattgtatgagtttaattgttgatttgaagtagatttattgtggtgattgttatgatgatgaggaagggtatgttgaattgaaaagaaagcaggtttggacccgaaaagggtggcaaagtccgagttttagaggagatgctgccgaaattttataaaaaattagagattttatttagatgattatttaaaagagatttagatttaaaggttatatggtttgattttgagttattaagatagtgagtatgttttaagtttgaagtttgattcttagaaaaggatgaattatgttttgaattgaaactattgatggatggaatgggaggtgatataatgaaggataaggattgaatatgtttaatgtatgatgatgaatgagatgcaattgggaatgatgtggatgttgatgaattataattgaattatttatatggcttatgaatttgaataatctgagatacgagattccctggattaagtgccgtggcttgccaccacgtgtaccaggttgaaaactcgatactctgttgaccctacgacgtaagtgtgaccgggcactacataaattcccgggaatgttacccccattgagcaatattgattatttgagaaaaatctatgcatagactcttggggatgcacgtcgggggacagtctaaggacaattcagacttgtcgggttggctggataaccgacagatgagcctcatcagccataggacaggcatgcatcatatgcatattacctgaattacttgcttgtgctctaattgggtgtgcctatctgtatttgccatgctaaatgtgtatttgttacctgcagtagttgtaactttcttgtgtttgcctttatctgtttatttgtctgtgaaaatgcatgatggaattggaggtatggagaaatggcagtataggacttagatttaaggttaagttaagttaggattaaatatttctaggaaaccaccttttatggcttctgtttaatactttaagctctacaatctgagtgtcggcgttctaggattgcctctggcattcccaggaccttatatattatgtgtgtggcacctttaccatactgagaacctccggttctcattccatactatgttgttaattttcagatgcaggtcgagaggcatctcgttaggcgtctggactcttgaagcggagtggttactgggatattttgttatgctatgatgtatatatatgtacttagttttctctccgcatgacttattctttttgatcctcttagaggtttatggagaggcaggattgtgtatatgtacttttgggttttggatatgtatgtatatatatgtgtaaatattctccggccagtcttgacttcgcaggctgagttaggagcttgatattttgtatctttggcactctattcctacttctgttatcttatgtttgacagttacagttttcttagcatgcaagttaactcgttccttgagcgttgcgcttttatctcgcgatttttattttccctatccttcaaggctcctagcatattataactcttctgctattatatgtacttattttattttagaggtcgtaataccacatcacctttgttttacgacttaagcgtaaagctttgtgtggtagggtgttacaattatggtatcagagcagttcgttcttatagagcctgaaagacggactgattgtgcttctgtgcattctctgtatatgtgtttatgtgctattaggatatctgattgatatatatggcataaacgtttgtgagcatgcatttggaacttaaagcattagacctgcgatattgagactgatcaacttaatatcacttgtttggtgtgtatagggaccagatgtcgactcgcggacgcggtcgcgggcgaggtagaggtaggacaggcaccgttactcctgtacccacagggactgatccagtagactttatggctgccttgggaaatatggctgcagctatgcaggcgacagctgaggcactgggtaatcaaataaatcagggtaatcatgggaacaataatgatgaggacggtcctatgacacttgctacatttctgaaagttcgccctccgacttttaggggaacctcaaatccaactgatgcagataattggattcaggctatggaaagggcgttacaggcacaacaggttcctgaagagcaatggATTGAATTTGGGACTTATCAGTTGCAaggtgaagctcagtattggtggcagggaacacgacgtatcctgcagcctgatggtgctgcgattccttgggaggtttttcggacagagttctataagaaatactttcctaattcagctagaaatgccaaggaacttgaattaatgcagttaaagcagggacaaatgactgttgctgagtataccagcaaatttgaggagttatgtcgcttttctcgtatctgtcaaggtgcgcctgaagattttgctgaatggaagtgtattaaatatgagggaggtcttcggagcgatattctgagcttcgttgccccaatggagatcagggtattttctgaattggtgaataagagtagggtggctgaggattgtgtgaagaaggcggcagcagagaaagggagtttgaggattccttttcagaggccttcagggaggaactttgctccgagaggtaggaatttcaaaCATGGAGGCTTTGTTTCACAGCAGACTCAGGGTCAAGGTAATTACAGAAGGCCGAATACCAATGCTAgtcaaggaaaaaggtttgggaagcagccacagcAAGATCTGAATTGTCAAAAGTGCGGAAAGTATCATCCTGGAGTTCCGTGCAGACTAGGACTTGGAGTGTGCTATTCCTGTGGACAGCCCGGGCATATAGCCAGTAATTGCcctgagaagaagaagtatgagactggtagggtGCAACAGCCGGGGAGAGTATACACCACTTCTACCATTGGTGCTGAGAGATCTgagacactgattagaggtaattgtgaaatggctggtaaaatcttaaatgctttatttgattcaggagcaagtcattcatttattgcatttgaaaaggcccatgaattaggattgagaatggtggttctaggttatgatttgaaagtatataatgctactcatgaagctatggtgactaggatagaatgtccacaagttccttttcgagtgcaacagcgtgaatttgtgcatgatttgatttgtttgcctatgactggtcttgatctcattttgggattggattggttatccaagaatcatgttttgcttgattgttctgagaagtcagtacagtttatgccagaagggtcagaagcaccggttgtggtgaatagttactatttgaactctatgatagtaaactgttctggaaccgaatgtcagggtattatgttattaactgcgggagtatcaggtgatgatcagagtttagagcaaattccggttgtatgtgaatttccagatgtgtttccggatgatattaatgaattcccacctaaccgagaggttgaatttgcaattgagttggtacctggatccggtccaatttcaattactccttataggatgtcgcctttagaaatggctgaactgaaagctcagctggaagatctgttgggtaagcattttatccgaccaagtgtttctccgtggggagcgccagtgttactggtaaagaagaaggatgggagtatgcggctgtgtgtcgattatcggcaattgaataagatcactgtgaagaataaatatccgttgcctagaatcgatgatctaatggatcagttacagggtgccggtgtattttctaagattgatttgcgatccggatatcatcagataagggttagagacgaggatattccgaaaactgctttcagaacccgttatggtcattatgagtatacagtgatgtctttcgggttaactaatgccccggcagtatttatggattatatgaacaggatttttcgaccgtatctggacaagtttgttattgtcttcattgatgacattcttgtttattctaagactgaagaggaACATACTGATCATTTGCgaactgtgctgcaaattctgagagacaggaagttatatgctaagctatctaaatgtgagttctggaagagtgaagtgaagtttctcggccacgtggtgagtaagcaggggatagctgtggatcctgctaaggtggaagcagtgatgaattgggagcgaccaacttcagtgacagagatcaggagtttcttaggtttggcagggtattatcgcagattcattaagggattttcacagctcgccttacctttaactaagttgactaggaaggatacaccttttatctggactccggaatgtgaagagagtttccaggcattgaagcacaggttgactactgcacctgtattggtattacctgaaccaagtgaatcgtttgaagtgtattgtgatgcatctctgaaagggttGGGGTGTGTTttgatgcagcaccagaatgttgtagcatacgcctcacggcagttaaggccgcatgagatgaactacccgacacatgatttagaacttgctgctgttgtgtttgctttaaagatttggaggcactacctctatggcgttaagtttcatgttttctcagaccataagagtttgaagtatctttttgagcagaaagagttgaatatgcgtcagaggaggtggatggagcttctgaaagattatgattttgaattgaattatcatccaggaaaagcgaatGTTGTAGCGgacgctttgagtcggaagtctttatatgcagcttggatgatgctacgggaggaagagttactgaaggcattccaaggtttgaatttgggaattagagaagaatttggaattttgtgtttgagtcagttacagatttcaagtgattttaaatcagaacttctgaaggctcatcaagatagtgaagcgttacgtaaggtattaccagtAGTTGAACAGGGAAAACAGTGGAGAATGTCAGAAGGTCATGAtggtttatggaggttcaagaaccggattattgtgcCTGATGTTGGAGACCTACGACAaagtatcttgaaggaagctcacAAGAGCAGGTTTTCAATTCACCCAGGGAGCACTAAAATGTATCAagatctgaaagcgatgttctggtggccaggtatgaagaatcATGTGGCATTgtatgtatctaaatgtttaacgtgtcagaaggttaagattgagcatcagagaccatcagggacccttcagcctttggagattccacaatggaaatgggagagtattgcaatggattttgtgataggtttgcctagaacccgatctggttgtgacgctatttgggtggttgtagatcgactaacaaaatcagctcactttcttcctatccgaataagttgcacaatggaggaattggctcgaatgtatatcaaagagattgtcaggttaCATGGTGTGCCCTCTACTATTATATCTGATAGAGATCCCCGTTttacatcaaggttctggggagcttttcagcgtgcatttgggactcagttaagcttgagtactgcatatcaccctcagacagatggtcagtcagaaagaactattcagaccttggaagatatgctaagagcttgtgttttggaccaaccggcgagctgggaccggtatatgccattagtagagtttgcttataataatagctatcatgcgagcatcggaatggctccatatgaggctctgtatggcaggaaatgtcaatctccattgtgttggtatgaaactggagaaaggagtttattagggcctgagatgatagccgaaacgactgagcagataaagaagattcgtagtcgaatgcttatagcccaaagccgccaaaagagctatgctgaccagaggcgaaagcctttggagttcgaagaaggagaacatgtctttttgaaagttacaccaactactggagtgggaagagctattaagactaagaaactgaatccccgttatattggaccgtttgagatcctgaagagaattgggccagtggcttatagaattgccttaccgccgtatctttcgaatttgcacgatgtgttccatgtgtcacagcttcggaagtataatcctgacgcaagtcatgttctagaaccagaaccaatccaagtgagagaagatctaacactcccagtaattccggtgaggattgatgccaccagtgttaaacgattacgaggaagggaagtatcattggtaaaagtagcttggagacgagctggtatcgaggaacatacctgggaactcgaatcagatatgcgaaaggactatccacatctcttttcaggtaactatatttgaattttgagggcaaaattctttattaggtgggtagaatgtaaaccccggttaaattagtagataattagttaataaattatttttttataaggaggattagaaatgcgaatattatatcaaaatagggtagagctcatcgaaacgagaattttgacactaattttgaagaaaacggtccaagaatggaccgaaaggaccgaaccggtcgaaccgggcccaaaccgggcccgtgggcccaaccaGCCCAACACGTTTAAGTGAATTGTGGTTTCTTCCTCCCCATTTCAGCAAATGATACGCTGAAGCCATAGCAGGGGAGAGAAGAGAAAACTTTCCCTAACCTTACGTTACTTTCCAACGCACGTAACTCCTCcgttcgagctccgatcgccgcaccgtttgcggccacgcgtccaccgcgtcgagctctacatttctaccggaacaatttcactggtaacttgtttaatcactctcagccCTCTTTTctcccaattttcgaattttaagtgggaatgttgaatttctttgatttctgatgttttaggatccaattagcttgagagaaacgttcactcttgcttatgtgaagcttgggtaaggtgaggatatgataattctattttaatttcattaaatttgagctttgagtattaaattgggtatacatgtattatgaatgtgtattaggttgaaaataaataattggagcttgaaattgtgaatactggaacttggaggaagcggattagttgagttttgaggggctgttttggttttgaataaatagctttggtcgttacgtggaaatcggctaaggtatggtttaggtttcttgcatttaatatataatgttctgtgaaaacttaggctagatgaccataggataagttggaatgcaggtgtatgcttaatgtttagtaatttatcgatgaatatatatatttggttgaagtttattggataattagctATTAACTAacgatttggtgaattattgatttgaggtatttgtgttaaaagcctaggatttgtgaactatgattcttagttgaattttggttgttggatttgaatattgtatgagtttaattgttgatttgaagtagatttattgtggtgattgttatgatgatgaggaagggtatgttgaattgaaaagaaagcaggtttggacccgaaaagggtggcaaagtccgagttttagaggagatgctgccgaaattttataaaaaattagagattttatttagatgattatttaaaagagatttagatttaaaggttatatggtttgattttgagttattaagatagtgagtatgttttaagtttgaagtttgattcttagaaaaggatgaattatgttttgaattgaaactattgatggatggaatgggaggtgatataatgaaggataaggattgaatatgtttaatgtatgatgatgaatgagatgcaattgggaatgatgtggatgttgatgaattataattgaattatttatatggcttatgaatttgaataatctgagatacgagattccctggattaagtgccgtggcttgccaccacgtgtaccaggttgaaaactcgatactctgttgaccctacgacgtaagtgtgaccgggcactacataaattcccgggaatgttacccccattgagcaatattgattatttgagaaaaatctatgcatagactcttggggatgcacgtcgggggacagtctaaggacaattcagacttgtcgggttggctggataaccgacagatgagcctcatcagccataggacaggcatgcatcatatgcatattacctgaattacttgcttgtgctctaattgggtgtgcctatctgtatttgccatgctaaatgtgtatttgttacctgcagtagttgtaactttcttgtgtttgcctttatctgtttatttgtctgtgaaaatgcatgatggaattggaggtatggaggaatggcagtataggacttagatttaaggttaagttaagttaggattaaatatttctaggaaaccaccttttatggcttctgtttaatactttaagctctacaatctgagtgtcggcgttctaggattgcctctggcattcccaggaccttatatattatgtgtgtggcacctttaccatactgagaacctccggttctcattccatactatgttgttaattttcagatgcaggtcgagaggcatctcgttaggcgtctggactcttgaagcggagtggttactgggatattttgttatgctatgat
This window harbors:
- the LOC140181968 gene encoding uncharacterized protein, whose product is MQLKQGQMTVAEYTSKFEELCRFSRICQGAPEDFAEWKCIKYEGGLRSDILSFVAPMEIRVFSELVNKSRVAEDCVKKAAAEKGSLRIPFQRPSGRNFAPRGRNFKHGGFVSQQTQGQGNYRRPNTNASQGKRFGKQPQQDLNCQKCGKYHPGVPCRLGLGVCYSCGQPGHIASNCPEKKKYETGRVQQPGRVYTTSTIGAERSETLIRDAGREASR